From Candidatus Dormiibacterota bacterium, one genomic window encodes:
- a CDS encoding CoA-binding protein, with amino-acid sequence MSERCEVPLQNASSDEIRDILKTARSIAVVGHSDDPARASYRVGRYLASQGYQVFAVNPNATSIPGLKFYPDLESVPGPLDIVDIFRRPEFIPAIVDEAIALRAKVIWMQEGLADNASAAKARAAGLSVVMSRCIMKEHRALSFD; translated from the coding sequence GTGAGCGAGCGCTGCGAGGTTCCCCTGCAGAACGCGTCGAGCGACGAGATCCGGGATATCCTGAAGACCGCCAGGAGCATCGCCGTCGTGGGGCACTCGGACGACCCGGCGCGCGCCAGCTACCGGGTGGGCCGGTACCTCGCGTCGCAGGGATACCAGGTCTTCGCCGTCAACCCGAACGCGACCTCGATCCCGGGGCTCAAGTTCTATCCCGACCTGGAGTCGGTCCCCGGACCCCTCGACATCGTGGACATCTTCCGCCGCCCGGAGTTCATCCCGGCGATCGTCGACGAGGCGATCGCCCTGCGGGCGAAGGTGATCTGGATGCAGGAGGGTCTGGCGGACAACGCCTCCGCCGCGAAGGCGCGCGCCGCCGGGTTGAGCGTCGTGATGAGCCGCTGCATCATGAAGGAGCACCGCGCTCTCTCGTTCGACTGA